One genomic window of Microbacterium testaceum StLB037 includes the following:
- a CDS encoding glycosyltransferase, producing MPSAHPYVAAVADPRAVRLLGDPPVPGAPEGQWWPPQALLPAWLDAHAAEFDLVHLHFGMESYSPEELGETVATLRRLKRPLVYTVHDLENPQLSSQEEHRAALAVLTAAAAELITLTDSADAEVRREYGRSTTVIPHPTLLASATSPVGTPHATTRVGVHLRDLRPNIDGVGTVATLVRAVADLRAEGARVEAVVRMNERVRDAEAAASIGLLAADADGVTIERGSRMDDDELERWLSDLDACLLPYRHGTQSGWAELCFDLAVPVIGTRVGHIAAQHPRDFHAFAVGDPIALARAITDATAPAWSTPGSPRRAEEVARRRADRSAERDAVRDAHLRVYRRALRTAAAA from the coding sequence GTGCCGTCGGCGCATCCGTACGTCGCCGCCGTCGCCGATCCCCGCGCGGTACGCCTGCTCGGCGATCCCCCGGTGCCGGGCGCACCGGAGGGCCAGTGGTGGCCGCCGCAGGCGCTGCTGCCCGCGTGGCTCGACGCCCACGCGGCGGAGTTCGACCTCGTGCACCTGCACTTCGGGATGGAGTCGTACAGCCCCGAGGAGCTGGGGGAGACCGTGGCGACGTTGCGACGGCTGAAGCGTCCGCTCGTCTACACCGTGCACGATCTGGAGAACCCTCAGCTCTCGTCGCAGGAGGAGCACCGTGCCGCGCTGGCCGTGCTGACCGCCGCTGCCGCCGAGCTCATCACCCTCACCGATTCCGCCGACGCCGAGGTGCGGCGGGAGTACGGCCGCTCCACGACCGTCATCCCCCATCCCACGCTCCTCGCGTCCGCGACCTCACCGGTCGGAACCCCGCACGCGACGACGCGGGTGGGCGTGCACCTCCGCGATCTCCGACCCAACATCGACGGGGTCGGCACCGTCGCGACCCTCGTGCGCGCCGTCGCGGACCTCCGTGCCGAGGGTGCGCGGGTCGAGGCCGTCGTGCGGATGAACGAGCGGGTCCGCGACGCGGAGGCGGCGGCATCCATCGGTCTTCTCGCCGCAGACGCGGACGGCGTGACGATCGAACGCGGAAGCCGCATGGACGACGACGAGCTGGAGAGGTGGCTGTCCGACCTCGACGCGTGCCTCCTGCCGTACCGGCATGGCACGCAATCGGGGTGGGCCGAGCTCTGCTTCGACCTCGCCGTGCCCGTGATCGGCACGCGCGTCGGCCACATCGCGGCGCAGCACCCCCGGGATTTCCACGCGTTCGCGGTGGGGGATCCGATCGCACTCGCCCGCGCGATCACGGATGCCACGGCTCCGGCGTGGTCGACACCCGGCTCGCCGCGGCGGGCCGAGGAGGTCGCGCGGCGCCGCGCGGACCGCTCCGCCGAGCGCGACGCCGTGCGCGACGCCCACCTGCGCGTCTATCGTCGGGCCCTGCGGACGGCGGCCGCCGCGTGA
- a CDS encoding WcbI family polysaccharide biosynthesis putative acetyltransferase, protein MQRGGWDDDGTDGYVHIMSGGEGGATSLADHDDPVLARRRHYAEFFGEAPLPARFGVVVGNCQAESLRLVIASDALPAIRIPAVHELTATETTRLHEVLARASFLVAQPVRDDYRGLPLGTAQLRASLPSEARVVLVPSIRYAGLHPFQVVLRLPGFELDPPLVAYHDVRLLAEAAGLPIARTLPPESVREVAAESVAELRRREGLGLDVVASDLFSPVVADLARTVNHPGNAVFLPLGERLVAALGAPGRAVDPGRPILAGVRAPLEEWVVDAWSLDAEPQPDWIVGGEPLAAETVAEAHRAWYAERPDFVAAAVTRVAPLLHRWRAA, encoded by the coding sequence ATGCAACGGGGCGGTTGGGACGACGACGGCACCGACGGATACGTTCACATCATGAGCGGCGGCGAGGGCGGGGCAACGAGCCTTGCGGATCATGACGACCCGGTGCTAGCGCGCCGACGCCACTACGCCGAGTTCTTCGGAGAGGCGCCGCTGCCGGCACGGTTCGGGGTGGTCGTCGGCAATTGCCAGGCCGAGTCGCTGCGTCTGGTCATCGCCTCCGACGCCCTGCCCGCCATCCGCATCCCGGCCGTTCACGAGCTGACGGCGACCGAGACCACGCGCCTGCACGAGGTCCTCGCGCGCGCCTCGTTCCTCGTCGCGCAACCCGTCCGCGACGACTACCGGGGGCTCCCGCTCGGGACGGCGCAATTGCGCGCATCGCTCCCGTCCGAGGCGCGCGTCGTCCTCGTCCCCTCGATCCGCTACGCCGGTCTGCACCCCTTCCAGGTCGTCCTGCGCCTCCCCGGCTTCGAGCTCGACCCGCCTCTCGTCGCCTATCACGACGTGCGGCTCCTGGCCGAGGCGGCGGGACTCCCGATCGCCCGAACGCTGCCGCCGGAGTCGGTACGGGAGGTCGCCGCCGAGTCGGTCGCCGAGCTGCGCCGCCGGGAGGGGCTCGGGCTCGACGTCGTGGCATCCGACCTGTTCTCTCCCGTCGTCGCCGACCTCGCCCGCACCGTCAACCACCCCGGGAATGCCGTGTTCCTCCCCCTCGGCGAGCGGCTCGTCGCCGCCCTCGGCGCTCCCGGCCGTGCGGTCGACCCGGGTCGACCGATCCTCGCCGGCGTCCGCGCCCCGCTCGAGGAGTGGGTCGTCGACGCCTGGAGCCTGGATGCCGAGCCCCAGCCCGACTGGATCGTCGGGGGCGAACCCCTCGCCGCCGAGACCGTCGCCGAGGCCCACCGCGCCTGGTACGCCGAGCGTCCTGATTTCGTCGCCGCGGCGGTCACGCGGGTCGCTCCGCTCCTGCACCGGTGGCGGGCGGCATGA
- a CDS encoding glycosyltransferase family 2 protein — MSGPGWVIGNRWDELSGATPRLASVSVIVTHYDQQAELDRTLRALANQDYPADLLEIVVADDGSPSAPVVPRGVRVVSQPDLGFRAAAARNRGVEASTGEILCFLDADTSPEPGYLRAMSRLPALLPEAVTVGRRRHADLTDVDPTAPVATVAPAVELPEPQWLLDAYARTENLLHADDRSYRYVIGAVTACSREMFDDVGGFEESFTSYGGEDWEWAHRAWQAGAVFAHVPDAVAWHDGPEWAGRPGVDRVREGNAQTLALSTLIPINGSAGRGLLPSTPDLAVHLVGDASPAATFLCVDSLLAAFPRATVILDATPSTPALTSDPRVAVGAVPDARVVLRLDRPVVLQEVEELRERLLGLGQGDEGRLTVRSPDGIPVGEAVSRRARRREERWGRPVGFAAGSIDASGLHVLAEEPHLESWVGGWGHLDRWT, encoded by the coding sequence GTGAGTGGTCCGGGCTGGGTGATCGGCAACCGTTGGGACGAGCTCTCCGGCGCGACGCCGCGCCTCGCATCGGTGAGCGTCATCGTCACCCACTACGACCAGCAGGCGGAGCTCGACCGCACCCTCCGCGCGCTCGCGAACCAGGACTACCCCGCCGACCTCCTCGAGATCGTCGTCGCCGACGACGGGTCGCCCTCGGCCCCGGTCGTTCCCCGCGGCGTCCGGGTCGTGAGCCAGCCTGATCTGGGGTTTCGCGCGGCGGCCGCACGGAATCGGGGCGTCGAAGCGAGCACGGGGGAGATCCTGTGCTTCCTCGACGCCGACACGTCACCCGAGCCCGGCTACCTGCGGGCGATGAGCCGTCTCCCGGCTCTCCTCCCCGAGGCCGTCACGGTCGGTCGACGCCGGCACGCCGATCTCACGGACGTGGATCCGACCGCACCGGTGGCCACAGTCGCTCCGGCCGTCGAGCTTCCGGAGCCGCAGTGGCTTCTCGACGCGTACGCGCGCACCGAGAACCTGCTGCACGCGGACGACCGCAGCTACCGCTACGTGATCGGAGCGGTCACGGCCTGCTCGCGGGAGATGTTCGACGACGTCGGAGGTTTCGAGGAGAGCTTCACGTCCTATGGCGGCGAAGACTGGGAGTGGGCGCACCGCGCCTGGCAGGCGGGCGCCGTGTTCGCGCACGTTCCCGACGCGGTGGCCTGGCACGACGGTCCCGAGTGGGCAGGTCGCCCGGGTGTCGACCGCGTCCGCGAAGGCAACGCGCAGACGCTCGCGCTCTCGACGCTCATCCCGATCAACGGATCCGCCGGGCGGGGACTCCTGCCCTCGACCCCCGACCTCGCGGTGCACCTCGTCGGCGACGCGAGCCCCGCCGCGACCTTCCTGTGCGTCGACTCGCTTCTCGCCGCGTTCCCCCGCGCGACGGTGATCCTGGATGCCACCCCCAGCACGCCGGCACTGACCTCCGATCCGCGGGTCGCGGTTGGCGCGGTTCCCGACGCCCGGGTCGTCCTGCGCCTCGACCGCCCCGTCGTCCTACAGGAAGTCGAGGAGCTTCGAGAACGCCTCCTCGGCCTCGGGCAGGGAGACGAGGGGCGGCTCACCGTGCGCAGCCCCGATGGAATCCCCGTGGGCGAGGCGGTTTCGCGCCGCGCGCGCCGCAGGGAAGAGCGATGGGGACGGCCGGTGGGCTTCGCCGCGGGCTCCATCGACGCGAGCGGACTCCATGTCCTGGCGGAGGAGCCTCATCTCGAGTCCTGGGTCGGCGGATGGGGTCACCTCGACCGCTGGACCTGA
- a CDS encoding HAD-IIA family hydrolase — protein MIFGRSKQEPTPLDGVDVVLADLDGVVYAGPGALPHAVDSLNRAQSEGRRLGYITNNASRTDATVAEHLSSLGLRVAADDVVTSPQAAMRLMRDLVPAGSTLLVIGGEGLVVEVEKAGFVVTRSAEDSPAAVVQGFAPEVGWAQLAEAAYALATPVEEGGIPWVATNTDWTIPQARGIAPGNGTLVSAVHTAVGRLATIAGKPERPIFDEAVTRTGATKPLFIGDRLDTDIQGARAADMASLLVLTGIDRPKQVLAAPPSQRPDYIVADLRELFEPYPATIVKGERTRVGDAVVEIDGVDLRIVSEGSRQIDLLRAGAAAIWNSGRAIFGFRVPEQLYADPFRVR, from the coding sequence GTGATCTTCGGCCGTAGCAAGCAGGAGCCGACTCCGCTCGACGGCGTCGATGTCGTGCTCGCGGACCTCGACGGCGTCGTGTACGCCGGTCCGGGTGCGCTGCCGCACGCGGTAGACAGCCTCAACCGCGCCCAGAGCGAGGGCCGTCGGCTCGGATACATCACGAACAACGCCTCGCGGACGGACGCGACGGTCGCGGAGCACCTGTCGTCGCTCGGGCTGCGTGTCGCGGCCGACGACGTCGTGACGAGCCCGCAGGCGGCGATGCGCCTCATGCGCGATCTCGTGCCGGCGGGGTCGACACTGCTGGTCATCGGCGGCGAGGGGCTCGTCGTCGAGGTCGAGAAGGCCGGCTTCGTGGTCACCCGCAGCGCCGAGGACTCCCCGGCGGCCGTGGTGCAGGGCTTCGCGCCCGAGGTCGGATGGGCACAGCTGGCGGAGGCCGCTTACGCTCTCGCGACACCGGTGGAAGAGGGCGGCATCCCGTGGGTGGCGACGAACACGGACTGGACGATCCCGCAGGCGCGGGGGATCGCCCCGGGAAACGGCACCCTCGTGTCGGCGGTGCACACCGCGGTGGGGCGCCTGGCCACGATCGCGGGGAAGCCCGAACGCCCGATCTTCGATGAGGCCGTGACGCGGACCGGCGCCACGAAGCCGCTGTTCATCGGCGACCGGCTGGACACCGACATCCAGGGTGCCCGTGCGGCGGACATGGCGTCGTTGCTCGTTCTGACCGGTATCGATCGTCCGAAGCAGGTGCTCGCGGCGCCACCCTCGCAGCGCCCGGATTACATCGTCGCCGATCTTCGCGAGCTGTTCGAGCCGTACCCCGCGACGATCGTCAAGGGGGAACGGACACGTGTCGGTGACGCGGTCGTCGAGATCGACGGTGTGGACCTCCGGATCGTGTCCGAGGGCTCGCGGCAGATCGATCTCCTGCGGGCCGGGGCGGCCGCGATCTGGAACTCGGGTCGCGCGATCTTCGGCTTCCGCGTCCCCGAACAGCTCTACGCGGATCCCTTCCGCGTGCGGTGA
- a CDS encoding TlyA family RNA methyltransferase, translating into MTRLDAELAARGLARSRSHATQLIAAGEVSVNGRAVVKASAPVDTDSVIEVASPDHYVSRGAHKLLAALDAFEVDVAGRVALDLGASTGGFTQVLRERGARPVLAVDVGHGQLSTALASDPDVVSVEGYNVRFMTAASLAHATGVAERPAIVTGDLSFISLHHVLPAVVETAAPDADVILLVKPQFEVGRTAVKGGLVTDPALRADAVHTVLWAAWDAGLKTSGLISSPIVGTHGNQEYVAWFSAAHGTDPSEWESTVTRLTGSR; encoded by the coding sequence ATGACGCGACTGGATGCCGAGCTCGCTGCTCGCGGCCTTGCCCGCTCGCGGTCGCACGCGACGCAACTGATCGCCGCCGGCGAGGTGAGCGTCAACGGGCGTGCGGTCGTCAAGGCATCCGCCCCCGTCGACACGGACAGCGTGATCGAGGTGGCGAGTCCGGATCATTACGTCAGCCGCGGGGCGCACAAACTACTCGCGGCGCTCGACGCCTTCGAGGTCGACGTCGCGGGGCGCGTCGCGCTGGACCTCGGCGCATCGACGGGCGGGTTCACACAGGTGCTCCGCGAGCGCGGTGCGCGGCCGGTGTTGGCGGTCGACGTCGGCCACGGGCAGTTGTCCACAGCCCTGGCGTCCGACCCCGACGTGGTGTCGGTCGAGGGGTATAACGTGCGGTTCATGACCGCCGCCTCCCTCGCGCACGCCACCGGCGTCGCCGAGCGACCCGCGATCGTCACCGGGGACCTCTCGTTCATCTCGCTCCACCACGTTCTGCCCGCGGTGGTGGAGACGGCCGCGCCCGACGCGGATGTCATCCTCCTCGTGAAACCGCAGTTCGAAGTGGGACGCACGGCCGTCAAGGGCGGACTCGTGACTGACCCGGCGCTCCGCGCGGACGCCGTTCACACGGTGCTCTGGGCCGCGTGGGATGCCGGTCTCAAGACCAGCGGCCTCATCTCGTCGCCCATCGTCGGGACCCACGGCAACCAGGAGTACGTCGCGTGGTTCTCAGCCGCTCACGGCACCGACCCCTCAGAATGGGAGAGCACCGTGACCCGACTGACCGGAAGCCGATGA
- a CDS encoding NAD kinase yields MTPSDRRILLVVHARRDDTVQAAERIISAVLTAGAVPVVSAEDRPELAERLSLEGVATLGAEVGIDEVELAIVLGGDGTILRAAEMVRGSTAPILGINMGHVGFLAEIERDDMDDAVRRVIARDYTVEERLALAVKIQDADDRVIYETWALNEATVEKASRERMLEVVMAVDGRPLSSFGCDGVVIATPTGSTAYNFSAGGPVVWPTVEAIAVVPLSAHALFARPLVVGPDASVAVEVLERTSGSGILWCDGRRSHDLPPGARVVVRRSSRPVRLARLHPAAFTERLVRKFRLPVTGWRGTAGGVS; encoded by the coding sequence ATGACCCCCAGCGATCGCCGAATCCTCCTCGTCGTCCACGCGCGCCGTGACGACACCGTCCAGGCTGCCGAGCGCATCATCTCGGCGGTGCTCACGGCGGGGGCGGTTCCCGTCGTCTCGGCGGAGGACCGTCCCGAACTCGCCGAGCGCCTTTCGCTCGAGGGTGTGGCGACGCTCGGCGCCGAGGTGGGCATCGACGAGGTCGAACTCGCCATCGTTCTCGGCGGCGACGGAACGATCCTGCGCGCGGCCGAGATGGTGCGGGGCAGCACCGCACCCATTCTGGGTATCAACATGGGCCACGTCGGTTTCCTCGCCGAGATCGAGCGCGACGACATGGACGATGCCGTGCGTCGCGTGATCGCCCGCGACTACACGGTCGAGGAGCGCCTGGCTCTGGCGGTCAAGATCCAGGATGCCGATGACCGCGTCATCTACGAGACCTGGGCCCTGAACGAGGCCACGGTCGAAAAGGCCAGCCGGGAACGCATGCTCGAAGTCGTCATGGCGGTCGATGGACGCCCTCTGTCGTCGTTCGGCTGCGACGGAGTGGTCATCGCGACCCCCACCGGCTCGACCGCCTACAACTTCTCCGCGGGTGGCCCGGTCGTCTGGCCGACCGTCGAGGCCATCGCCGTGGTTCCCCTTTCCGCGCACGCGCTGTTCGCGCGGCCCCTCGTCGTGGGCCCGGATGCCAGCGTCGCGGTCGAGGTCCTCGAGCGCACGAGCGGGAGTGGCATCCTGTGGTGCGATGGTCGACGCTCGCACGATCTACCGCCGGGAGCCCGGGTCGTCGTGCGTCGGTCGTCGCGGCCCGTGCGTCTGGCTCGGCTGCATCCCGCGGCCTTCACGGAGCGTCTCGTCCGCAAGTTCCGTCTCCCCGTCACGGGCTGGCGCGGCACCGCCGGAGGCGTCTCATGA
- the recN gene encoding DNA repair protein RecN translates to MIEEMRLRDLGVIADATLPIGRGFTAITGETGAGKTMVVTGLGLLLGQRADSGAVRKGAAQAAVEGVWLVPEDGTVAGRVREAGGDVEPVGGGSAELYLGRTVSSEGRGRATVGGRTAPAGVLADLADDLVVVHGQSDQLRLKSASAQRDALDRFGGEVVTAAREAYRAAWDAWRTLDAELTTLTADRDERAREAEQLRAAIAEIEAAAPVPGEDEELARRAERLANAEELRLAAVTAHAALSNEDGTPDVITLLAEARRALERIAGSDDALAAIGEQVADLGYRATDASVALSGYLADLDESGPHELAAVDERRAVLAGLTRAHGSVDAALALLETGSARLVELDDDGDRLQRLETQRDDAAAELDVAAERLTAARREAAERLGAAVTEELHALALPDARLTVDVAPAAPAGHGRDEVSILLAPHPGADPRPVSRGASGGELSRVMLAIEVVIAGVDPVPTFVFDEVDAGIGGAAAIEVGRRLARLAESSQVIAVTHLAQVAAFAGNHLTVVKGNDGAVTASSVRRLEGAEREAEMARLLSGLSDSDAALTHARELLETGRSAG, encoded by the coding sequence ATGATCGAAGAGATGCGTCTTCGCGACCTCGGCGTCATCGCCGACGCGACACTGCCCATCGGGCGGGGTTTCACCGCGATCACGGGGGAGACCGGCGCCGGTAAGACCATGGTCGTCACCGGGCTGGGGCTTCTGCTGGGCCAGCGCGCCGACTCCGGTGCGGTGCGCAAGGGCGCGGCGCAGGCGGCGGTCGAGGGCGTCTGGCTCGTCCCCGAGGACGGCACGGTCGCGGGGCGCGTGCGGGAGGCCGGCGGTGACGTCGAGCCCGTCGGTGGCGGATCCGCCGAGCTTTACCTCGGACGGACGGTCTCCAGCGAAGGGCGCGGACGCGCCACGGTGGGGGGACGCACCGCTCCGGCCGGCGTCCTCGCCGACCTGGCCGACGATCTCGTCGTCGTCCACGGGCAGTCCGATCAGCTCCGGCTGAAGTCGGCGTCCGCGCAGCGCGACGCGCTCGACCGCTTCGGCGGGGAGGTCGTCACGGCGGCCCGAGAGGCGTACCGCGCGGCGTGGGACGCGTGGCGGACGCTCGACGCCGAGCTGACCACGCTCACCGCCGACCGAGACGAGCGTGCCCGTGAGGCCGAGCAGTTGCGGGCGGCGATCGCCGAGATCGAGGCTGCCGCCCCCGTCCCGGGAGAGGACGAGGAGCTCGCCCGCCGTGCGGAGCGCCTCGCCAACGCCGAGGAGCTGCGGCTGGCCGCGGTCACCGCCCACGCCGCACTGTCGAACGAGGACGGCACACCCGACGTGATCACCCTGCTCGCCGAGGCGCGTCGCGCCCTCGAGCGCATCGCCGGGAGCGACGACGCCCTCGCCGCGATCGGGGAACAGGTCGCCGACCTCGGATACCGAGCCACCGACGCGTCCGTCGCGCTGTCGGGTTACCTCGCCGACCTCGACGAGTCGGGCCCCCACGAGCTGGCCGCCGTCGACGAGCGGCGCGCCGTCCTCGCTGGACTCACCCGCGCACACGGATCCGTGGATGCCGCCCTCGCCCTGCTCGAGACCGGCTCGGCGCGTCTCGTCGAACTCGACGACGACGGCGACCGCTTGCAGCGTCTGGAGACGCAGCGCGATGACGCGGCGGCCGAGCTCGACGTCGCTGCCGAGAGACTCACCGCGGCCAGGCGCGAGGCGGCGGAGCGCCTGGGCGCCGCCGTCACGGAGGAGCTTCACGCGCTCGCCTTGCCCGATGCCCGCCTGACGGTCGACGTGGCGCCCGCGGCACCGGCGGGTCATGGTCGTGACGAGGTGTCGATCCTCCTCGCACCGCACCCCGGCGCCGACCCGCGTCCCGTGTCGCGGGGTGCTTCGGGCGGCGAGCTCAGCCGCGTCATGCTCGCGATCGAGGTGGTGATCGCCGGGGTCGACCCGGTCCCCACGTTCGTCTTCGACGAGGTCGACGCCGGGATCGGCGGTGCGGCCGCGATCGAGGTCGGACGTCGTCTCGCGCGCCTCGCCGAGTCGTCCCAGGTGATCGCCGTCACCCACCTCGCGCAGGTGGCCGCGTTCGCCGGCAACCACCTCACGGTGGTCAAGGGCAACGACGGTGCGGTCACGGCATCCAGCGTCCGTCGGCTCGAGGGAGCGGAGCGCGAGGCCGAGATGGCGCGCCTGCTCTCCGGGTTGAGCGACTCGGATGCCGCGCTGACGCACGCGCGCGAACTGCTCGAGACCGGGCGCAGCGCGGGCTGA
- a CDS encoding CTP synthase produces MQTSDAAGNSDDKTFTTKHIFVTGGVVSSLGKGLTAASLGNLLTARGLRVVMQKLDPYLNVDPGTMNPFQHGEVFVTDDGAETDLDIGHYERFLDIELSQAANVTTGQIYSQVIARERRGEYLGDTVQVIPHITDEIKRRMRLQASETPQPDVIITEIGGTVGDIESQPFIESARQIRHELGRKNVFFVHVSLVPFMGASGEQKTKPTQHSVATLRSIGIQPDALVLRSDRPVTESNKRKIALMCDVDEDAVVNAIDVPSIYDIPTMMHDQGLDAYIVDALDIDKAADVDWSRWQRVLQAVHNPKHEVTIGLVGKYIDLPDAYLSVTEAIKAGGFGQETHVKITWIPSDLCETPEGAEKALAAVDGIIVPGGFGIRGIEGKLGALRFAREQGIPTLGICLGLQCMVIEYARTVAGLEGASSSEFDPDTTHPVVATMAEQVDILESGDLGGTMRLGLYPADLAEGSLAAELYGANRISERHRHRYEVNNAYREQLSDAGLVFSGLNPDLDLVEFVELPRDVHPYYIATQAHPELRSRPTEPHPLFRGLVGAALERHRSSELFDVEED; encoded by the coding sequence ATGCAGACTTCGGACGCGGCGGGAAATTCAGACGACAAGACCTTCACGACGAAGCACATCTTCGTCACCGGAGGCGTGGTGTCCTCCCTGGGTAAGGGCCTGACGGCGGCAAGCCTCGGCAACCTCCTCACGGCTCGCGGCCTGCGTGTGGTCATGCAGAAGCTCGACCCGTATCTGAACGTCGACCCGGGAACGATGAACCCGTTCCAGCACGGCGAGGTCTTCGTGACCGACGACGGCGCCGAGACCGACCTCGACATCGGGCACTACGAGCGCTTCCTCGACATCGAGCTGAGCCAGGCAGCCAACGTCACCACGGGTCAGATCTACTCGCAGGTCATCGCGCGCGAGCGTCGCGGCGAGTACCTCGGCGACACCGTGCAGGTGATCCCGCACATCACGGACGAGATCAAGCGCCGCATGCGCCTGCAGGCGAGCGAGACCCCGCAGCCCGACGTGATCATCACCGAGATCGGCGGCACCGTCGGCGACATCGAGTCGCAGCCGTTCATCGAGTCGGCGCGTCAGATCCGCCACGAGCTGGGGCGCAAGAACGTCTTCTTCGTGCACGTGTCGCTCGTGCCGTTCATGGGTGCTTCCGGCGAGCAGAAGACCAAGCCCACGCAGCACTCCGTGGCGACGCTGCGCTCCATCGGCATCCAGCCCGACGCCCTCGTGCTGCGCAGCGACCGGCCCGTCACCGAGTCGAACAAGCGCAAGATCGCGCTCATGTGCGACGTCGACGAGGACGCCGTCGTCAACGCGATCGACGTGCCGAGCATCTACGACATCCCCACGATGATGCACGACCAGGGTCTCGACGCGTACATCGTCGACGCGCTCGACATCGACAAGGCGGCGGACGTCGACTGGTCGCGCTGGCAGCGCGTGCTGCAGGCGGTGCACAACCCCAAGCACGAGGTCACGATCGGCCTGGTCGGCAAGTACATCGACCTCCCCGACGCGTATCTCTCGGTCACCGAGGCGATCAAGGCGGGTGGCTTCGGGCAGGAGACCCACGTGAAGATCACGTGGATCCCCTCCGACCTGTGCGAGACGCCCGAGGGTGCCGAGAAGGCGCTCGCGGCGGTCGACGGCATCATCGTGCCCGGCGGCTTCGGCATCCGCGGTATCGAGGGCAAGCTCGGCGCGCTGCGGTTCGCGCGCGAGCAGGGCATCCCGACGCTCGGGATCTGCCTCGGCCTGCAGTGCATGGTCATCGAGTACGCGCGGACCGTCGCGGGCCTCGAGGGCGCCTCGTCGAGCGAGTTCGACCCCGACACCACGCACCCCGTCGTGGCGACGATGGCCGAGCAGGTCGACATCCTCGAGAGCGGCGACCTGGGCGGCACGATGCGGCTGGGCCTGTACCCCGCCGATCTCGCCGAGGGCTCGCTCGCGGCCGAGCTGTACGGCGCGAATCGCATTTCCGAGCGCCACCGTCACCGCTACGAGGTGAACAACGCCTACCGCGAGCAGTTGAGCGACGCGGGTCTCGTCTTCTCGGGGCTGAACCCCGACCTCGACCTGGTCGAGTTCGTGGAGCTGCCGCGCGACGTGCACCCGTACTACATCGCCACGCAGGCGCACCCCGAGCTGCGTTCGCGTCCGACCGAGCCGCACCCGCTCTTCCGCGGGCTCGTCGGCGCGGCGCTCGAGCGTCACCGTTCGAGCGAGCTGTTCGACGTCGAGGAGGACTGA
- a CDS encoding NUDIX domain-containing protein, whose amino-acid sequence MDELRDERVDLEILSTDLVYEGAVWNVRSDTVRYGDGEMTRQYVEHPGAAAVVAIDDDERVVLIQQYRHPIKERDWEIPAGLLDVAGEPPLETAKRELTEEVDLEADRWQHLISMHTTPGGNDEVVHVFLARGLRSVETDYEREHEESDMRVERVPLADVIDGVLAGRLRNGILATGALAAAEVLRREATSA is encoded by the coding sequence ATGGATGAGCTGCGCGACGAGCGGGTGGACCTCGAGATTCTCTCGACAGATCTCGTCTACGAGGGCGCCGTGTGGAACGTGCGCAGCGACACCGTGCGGTACGGCGACGGCGAGATGACCCGCCAGTACGTCGAGCACCCGGGGGCCGCGGCCGTCGTGGCGATCGACGACGACGAGCGCGTCGTGCTCATCCAGCAGTACCGCCACCCGATCAAGGAACGCGACTGGGAGATCCCGGCGGGTCTGCTCGACGTCGCCGGTGAACCACCGCTCGAGACGGCGAAGCGTGAGCTGACCGAAGAGGTCGACCTCGAAGCGGACCGCTGGCAGCACCTGATCTCGATGCACACCACGCCCGGCGGCAACGACGAGGTCGTGCACGTCTTCCTCGCCCGCGGCCTGCGGTCGGTCGAGACCGACTACGAGCGCGAGCACGAGGAGTCCGACATGCGGGTCGAGCGCGTGCCGCTCGCCGACGTGATCGACGGTGTGCTCGCGGGGCGCCTGCGTAACGGCATCCTGGCCACCGGCGCTCTCGCCGCGGCCGAGGTGCTGCGCCGCGAGGCCACCTCGGCCTGA